In Microbacterium maritypicum, the following are encoded in one genomic region:
- the manA gene encoding mannose-6-phosphate isomerase, class I, producing MLLSLTNAPRDYAWGSDSLLAGLEGRTPTGAPEAEVWFGDHPGDPADVAGGGTLDQITGGTLPYLLKLLAAGGPLSIQVHPTIAQARDGWARESGLAADDPQRNYRDDNHKPELIVALSERFESLSGLRPVKDTLALLDLLDDSDGVAQLRARLGGGADELRDAIGWLLGGDVQREVDEIIAAVVRAAERTDTGEWGTTLSAIAGVAANYPGDPGVVVALLMNHVVLRRGEGVFLRAGLLHAYLSGLGVEIMAASDNVLRGGLTPKRIDVPELLAILDPTPGEVPVLRPAEGDAVTVYPVPVPDFALSRVTVEGAPITVEVSGPTMVLATAGAITVTSSSGEEVQVPVGSVAFAGGDESMLTVSGEGEAFVAGPGR from the coding sequence ATGCTGCTGAGCCTCACGAACGCACCCCGCGACTACGCCTGGGGATCCGACTCCCTCCTCGCCGGACTCGAAGGGCGCACGCCGACCGGTGCCCCCGAGGCGGAGGTGTGGTTCGGGGATCATCCCGGCGACCCCGCGGACGTCGCGGGTGGCGGTACCCTCGATCAGATCACCGGCGGCACGCTCCCGTACCTGTTGAAGCTGCTCGCCGCGGGCGGGCCGCTCTCGATCCAGGTGCATCCGACGATCGCGCAGGCGCGCGACGGCTGGGCGAGGGAGAGCGGGCTCGCCGCAGACGACCCGCAGCGCAACTATCGCGACGACAACCACAAACCCGAACTCATCGTGGCTCTCAGCGAGCGGTTCGAATCGCTGAGCGGCCTGCGCCCGGTGAAGGACACGCTCGCTCTGCTGGACCTGCTGGACGACAGCGACGGCGTCGCACAGCTCCGCGCCCGTCTCGGGGGCGGAGCCGATGAGCTGCGGGATGCCATCGGGTGGTTGCTCGGAGGCGACGTGCAGCGAGAGGTCGACGAGATCATCGCCGCGGTGGTGCGGGCAGCGGAGCGAACCGACACGGGGGAGTGGGGCACGACGCTGAGTGCCATCGCGGGCGTGGCGGCGAACTACCCGGGCGATCCTGGGGTGGTCGTGGCGCTGCTGATGAACCATGTCGTGCTGCGACGAGGAGAGGGCGTGTTCCTGCGCGCCGGTCTTCTGCATGCCTACCTCTCAGGTCTCGGCGTCGAGATCATGGCGGCGAGCGACAACGTGCTTCGCGGCGGGCTGACTCCCAAGCGCATCGACGTCCCCGAGCTGCTGGCGATCCTCGACCCGACGCCCGGTGAGGTCCCGGTGCTGCGGCCTGCGGAGGGGGACGCGGTCACGGTCTATCCGGTTCCCGTGCCCGACTTCGCGCTCAGCAGGGTCACGGTGGAGGGTGCTCCGATCACGGTCGAGGTCTCGGGACCGACGATGGTGCTCGCGACCGCAGGGGCCATCACGGTCACCTCTTCGTCCGGCGAGGAAGTGCAGGTCCCCGTGGGAAGCGTGGCTTTCGCGGGCGGCGACGAGAGCATGCTCACCGTGTCCGGCGAGGGCGAGGCGTTCGTGGCCGGACCGGGGCGCTGA
- a CDS encoding glycosyltransferase, with product MTAAPAAFDPTAATIVIVTFNRSHLLSGLLTSITAMDPKPGHVVIIDNASADDTTDVVESFREDIGTEIVYRRLEKNTGGSGGFSEGMRTAYELGSEWIWMMDDDVEVLTEGLAKMGAWSSRFKSIQGRRFDYDGSEFYWQYRIAERMGIPIPFAPSGFDETGYKEMNSGCFEGMFIHRSIVQQIGFPDPRFFIYWDDQMYGWLASRLTTAVIVDEFVLRRTREIKQWDMGIRHMNASSNAYRYYIMRNRGFIKQYYRVHGVYNPVLFGLGTAATFFKELIRLVFVERTVRGTSNLFRGIRDGGKAGRDRSWQPMPPLEG from the coding sequence ATGACCGCGGCGCCCGCTGCATTCGACCCCACGGCCGCGACGATCGTCATCGTCACCTTCAACCGCTCTCACCTGCTCTCGGGTCTGCTCACGAGCATCACCGCGATGGACCCCAAGCCCGGCCACGTCGTGATCATCGACAACGCCTCGGCAGACGACACCACCGACGTCGTCGAATCGTTCCGCGAGGACATCGGCACCGAGATCGTGTACCGGCGACTCGAGAAGAACACCGGCGGCTCCGGCGGCTTCAGCGAAGGCATGCGCACCGCGTACGAGCTCGGCTCCGAGTGGATCTGGATGATGGACGACGACGTCGAGGTGCTCACCGAGGGGCTCGCGAAGATGGGCGCCTGGAGCAGCCGGTTCAAGAGCATCCAAGGGCGCCGCTTCGACTACGACGGCAGCGAGTTCTACTGGCAGTACCGCATCGCCGAGCGCATGGGCATCCCCATTCCGTTCGCTCCGTCCGGCTTCGACGAGACGGGCTACAAGGAGATGAACAGCGGATGCTTCGAGGGCATGTTCATCCATCGCTCGATCGTGCAGCAGATCGGCTTCCCCGACCCGCGGTTCTTCATCTACTGGGACGACCAGATGTACGGGTGGCTGGCCTCGCGGCTGACGACCGCGGTGATCGTCGACGAGTTCGTGCTGCGCCGCACCCGTGAGATCAAGCAGTGGGACATGGGCATCCGCCACATGAACGCGTCCAGCAATGCGTACCGCTACTACATCATGCGCAACCGCGGATTCATCAAGCAGTACTACCGCGTCCACGGCGTCTACAACCCGGTGCTCTTCGGCCTCGGCACCGCGGCGACGTTCTTCAAGGAACTCATCCGGCTCGTGTTCGTCGAGAGGACCGTGCGCGGCACGAGCAACCTCTTCCGCGGCATCCGCGACGGCGGCAAGGCCGGCCGGGACCGCAGCTGGCAGCCGATGCCTCCTCTGGAGGGGTGA
- a CDS encoding glycosyltransferase: MAHVLQNVVFPLDRDPDLLPLYADPETWSVIEDEPVRVSNRAHLGNILGRHRARIVAGRRVSMGTYFNAFPASYWQHWTSVRQVQLTVRTTGPATILVYRSNGSGVRQRVATREVTGEASTSFDLELTQYSDGGWIWFDIVADEKPAVLEGAEWTTDQEPKRTGKASLGITTYNKPDYCVETLRALAASPDALEFVDRIFLIDQGTQLVADQEGYGDVATSLGETLQVIRQDNLGGSGGFARAMHETLQRPESDFVQLLDDDVRLEPESLRRSIVFGQYATTPVLVGGHMFDLLDRPKLHGWAEVVDEHPFMWRNLYQEKMPHDFGVSNLRQSTLLHMRMDADYNGWWMCLIPLDAIRKVGLSLPAFIKWDDAEFCLRAGEAGFPTVSMPGVALWHVSWVNKDDTIDWQAYFHARNRIVAGLLHSNAPRGGRLLVHSRRVDLKHLMMMQYYPVALRAQALRDVLSGPEHMRRNLATAMPAARALAADYPETVVHRDPSAVLHARRGRQVYKQLPKNDLDSPKGMRLRLFTLSTLTSHFLHRPNPANIAQPEVEFGKEDAHWWRVPAFDSALVSAADGSGKNIYTRDRAKYRRMLRDTVRLHAELRRRWPDLQKQYREALPDLVSPQSWQQIFEEKA, from the coding sequence GTGGCCCACGTCCTTCAGAACGTCGTCTTCCCACTTGATCGCGACCCCGACCTTCTTCCGCTCTACGCCGACCCGGAGACCTGGTCCGTGATCGAGGACGAACCCGTCCGCGTCTCGAACCGCGCTCACCTCGGGAACATCCTCGGGCGGCATCGCGCCCGGATCGTGGCGGGGCGGCGTGTGTCGATGGGAACGTACTTCAACGCCTTCCCCGCGTCGTACTGGCAGCACTGGACGAGCGTTCGGCAGGTGCAGCTCACGGTGCGCACCACGGGTCCCGCGACGATCCTCGTGTACCGCTCCAACGGTTCCGGCGTCCGCCAGCGCGTGGCCACCCGCGAGGTGACGGGCGAGGCATCGACGTCCTTCGACCTCGAGCTCACACAGTACAGTGACGGCGGCTGGATCTGGTTCGACATCGTGGCCGATGAGAAGCCCGCCGTGCTCGAGGGCGCGGAGTGGACGACCGACCAGGAGCCGAAGCGCACCGGCAAGGCCTCGCTCGGTATCACCACCTACAACAAGCCCGACTACTGCGTCGAGACCCTGCGGGCACTCGCCGCGTCGCCGGACGCTCTGGAGTTCGTGGATCGCATCTTCCTGATCGATCAGGGGACCCAGCTCGTCGCGGATCAGGAGGGCTACGGCGACGTCGCCACGAGCCTCGGCGAGACGCTCCAGGTGATCCGTCAGGACAACCTCGGCGGATCCGGAGGATTCGCTCGGGCCATGCACGAGACGCTCCAGCGTCCGGAGAGCGACTTCGTGCAGCTCCTCGACGACGATGTGCGGCTCGAGCCGGAATCACTGCGCCGCTCCATCGTCTTCGGTCAGTACGCGACGACGCCGGTGCTGGTCGGCGGTCACATGTTCGACCTGCTCGACCGCCCGAAACTGCACGGCTGGGCCGAGGTCGTCGACGAGCATCCGTTCATGTGGCGCAACCTGTATCAGGAGAAGATGCCGCACGACTTCGGCGTCTCGAACCTGCGGCAGTCCACGCTCCTGCACATGCGCATGGACGCCGACTACAACGGTTGGTGGATGTGTCTCATCCCCCTCGATGCGATCCGCAAGGTCGGCCTCTCCCTGCCCGCATTCATCAAGTGGGACGACGCCGAGTTCTGCCTCCGCGCCGGCGAGGCAGGCTTCCCGACCGTGTCCATGCCGGGAGTGGCGCTCTGGCACGTCTCCTGGGTCAACAAGGACGACACGATCGACTGGCAGGCGTACTTCCACGCCCGCAACCGGATCGTGGCGGGGCTCCTGCACTCGAACGCGCCGAGGGGCGGTCGACTGCTCGTCCACAGCCGCCGCGTCGACCTCAAGCACCTCATGATGATGCAGTACTACCCCGTGGCACTGCGTGCACAGGCACTGCGCGATGTCCTGTCCGGACCCGAGCACATGCGTCGCAACCTGGCGACGGCCATGCCCGCCGCCCGTGCCCTCGCCGCCGACTATCCGGAGACGGTCGTGCACCGTGACCCGTCCGCCGTGCTGCACGCGCGTCGCGGCCGCCAGGTGTACAAGCAGCTCCCGAAGAACGACCTGGACAGCCCGAAGGGGATGCGGTTGCGGTTGTTCACCCTCTCCACGCTGACCTCGCACTTCCTCCACCGCCCGAACCCGGCGAACATCGCACAGCCCGAGGTCGAGTTCGGCAAGGAAGACGCGCACTGGTGGCGCGTCCCGGCGTTCGACAGCGCACTGGTGAGTGCCGCCGACGGCTCCGGAAAGAACATCTACACGCGTGATCGCGCGAAGTACCGGCGGATGCTGCGTGACACGGTGCGGCTGCATGCCGAACTCCGCCGTCGCTGGCCGGATCTGCAGAAGCAGTACCGCGAGGCGCTGCCCGATCTCGTCTCACCCCAGTCCTGGCAGCAGATCTTCGAGGAGAAGGCATGA
- a CDS encoding ABC transporter ATP-binding protein, with protein sequence MSAAIEVQGLGVRFRRNRRGRRSFKDLFSGSSRRSRPGEFWALRDVSFTVQPGESIGVVGRNGQGKSTLLRLVAKVLLPDEGTVSVNGGVAPLIEITGGFVGDLTVRENVRLTAGLHGMSRDEVSRRYDDIIAFAELAGFEETPYKHLSNGMKVRLAFSVVSQLDEPILLVDEVLAVGDKAFRDKCYKRIDELLAEGRTLFFVSHNERDLRRFCTRGLYLDKGALALDAPIAEVLDRYNADYAV encoded by the coding sequence ATGTCGGCGGCGATCGAAGTGCAGGGTCTCGGAGTCCGGTTCCGCCGGAACCGGAGGGGCCGACGCAGTTTCAAGGACCTCTTCTCCGGTTCCTCGCGACGTTCGCGTCCCGGTGAGTTCTGGGCGCTCCGTGATGTGTCCTTCACTGTGCAACCGGGGGAATCGATCGGCGTGGTGGGACGTAACGGGCAGGGCAAATCCACGCTGCTCCGCCTGGTCGCCAAGGTTCTGCTCCCCGACGAGGGGACCGTCTCCGTGAACGGCGGCGTCGCCCCCCTGATCGAGATCACCGGCGGATTCGTGGGCGACCTCACCGTGCGTGAGAACGTGCGGCTGACGGCCGGCCTGCACGGGATGTCCCGCGACGAGGTATCCCGTCGCTACGACGACATCATCGCGTTCGCGGAGCTCGCCGGCTTCGAGGAGACGCCCTACAAGCACCTCTCGAACGGCATGAAGGTCCGGCTCGCGTTCTCCGTCGTGTCCCAGCTCGACGAACCGATCCTGCTGGTGGACGAGGTGCTCGCCGTCGGCGACAAGGCCTTCCGCGACAAGTGCTACAAGCGCATCGACGAGCTGCTGGCCGAGGGACGGACGCTGTTCTTCGTCAGCCACAACGAGCGCGATCTCCGACGGTTCTGCACCCGCGGACTCTACCTCGACAAGGGCGCGCTGGCGCTGGATGCGCCGATCGCCGAGGTGCTGGACCGCTACAACGCCGACTACGCGGTGTAG
- a CDS encoding O-antigen ligase family protein, producing MAQYTKHPVTAPPSAPERESTGHLLLRGYVILVLIVTFAHTAVYNLIGMEGAAVTLVVFTLATLGIGIPMLARNRPQPFRWRRLPWTAMGYATLALVSVAWSQWRGPTLITWVLLAAVTVNGLFIAHVLTWHEIIRALSSAFKWILGLSLAIELWVSLVLHGPLLPNFATVPEGEIDPQWYWVRDNLFDGGRIQGIVGNANLLAIISLFAIITFGVLFAARARWRTTLALWMLLAAYFLLRTSSVTALACAAAAALVLLVALLMRRARTPGARTRIYVTAIGGTTLAAAAVWMLREPLLGLVGRSSDLTGRSDLIWSKVLERVREHPLFGNGFSSPWIPTDPAFDHWIVDHGITVFHAHNMWLDVLFQLGVLGVILMGIAYLSLLWRSWFFAVDRPRWDLHARRPFSPLTLLPSLFTVVLLVQGFSESTPIMLWGWMLLVLLSFKLKSVPLVGVGERDLVFERGTRQRRVP from the coding sequence ATGGCCCAGTACACCAAGCACCCGGTGACAGCCCCGCCCTCGGCGCCGGAGCGCGAGTCGACGGGGCACCTTCTGCTGCGCGGTTATGTGATCCTCGTGCTCATCGTGACCTTCGCGCACACCGCGGTGTACAACCTCATCGGCATGGAGGGCGCCGCCGTCACCCTCGTCGTCTTCACTCTCGCGACGCTCGGCATCGGTATCCCGATGCTCGCCCGGAACCGCCCGCAGCCGTTCCGCTGGCGTCGCCTGCCGTGGACGGCGATGGGATACGCGACACTCGCCCTGGTCTCGGTCGCGTGGTCCCAATGGCGAGGACCGACACTGATCACCTGGGTGCTGCTGGCGGCCGTCACCGTGAACGGGCTGTTCATCGCCCACGTGCTCACCTGGCACGAGATCATCCGGGCCCTCTCGTCCGCCTTCAAGTGGATCCTCGGGCTCTCGCTGGCGATCGAGCTGTGGGTCTCACTCGTCCTGCACGGGCCGCTGCTGCCGAACTTCGCGACCGTGCCGGAGGGGGAGATCGACCCGCAGTGGTACTGGGTCAGGGACAACCTCTTCGACGGCGGACGGATCCAGGGCATCGTCGGCAACGCGAACCTGTTGGCGATCATCTCGCTGTTCGCGATCATCACCTTCGGCGTGCTGTTCGCCGCTCGCGCCCGCTGGCGCACGACGCTCGCCCTGTGGATGCTGCTCGCGGCGTACTTCCTCTTGCGTACGTCGTCGGTCACCGCCCTCGCATGCGCGGCCGCCGCCGCGCTGGTCCTCCTCGTGGCGCTGCTGATGCGCCGCGCCCGCACCCCGGGCGCCCGCACGCGCATCTATGTGACGGCCATCGGCGGCACAACACTGGCCGCCGCCGCCGTCTGGATGCTGCGCGAACCGCTGCTCGGACTGGTCGGGCGCAGCTCCGACCTCACCGGCCGCTCCGACCTGATCTGGTCGAAGGTGCTCGAGCGGGTGCGGGAGCACCCCCTGTTCGGCAACGGGTTCTCCAGTCCGTGGATCCCGACGGACCCCGCCTTCGACCACTGGATCGTGGATCACGGCATCACGGTGTTCCACGCCCACAACATGTGGCTCGACGTGCTGTTCCAGCTCGGCGTGCTGGGCGTGATCCTGATGGGCATCGCGTACCTGAGCCTGCTGTGGCGCTCCTGGTTCTTCGCGGTCGACCGGCCCCGCTGGGATCTCCACGCCCGACGTCCCTTCTCTCCGCTGACCCTGCTTCCGAGCCTGTTCACCGTGGTGCTGCTGGTCCAGGGCTTCTCGGAGTCGACGCCGATCATGCTCTGGGGGTGGATGCTCCTGGTGCTCCTGTCCTTCAAGCTGAAGTCGGTGCCGCTGGTGGGCGTCGGGGAACGCGACCTGGTCTTCGAACGCGGCACGCGGCAACGGCGGGTTCCGTGA
- the galE gene encoding UDP-glucose 4-epimerase GalE — translation MKVLITGGAGYIGSTVATACIEAGIDVVILDDLSTGLRSFGEGRNLYVGDIADGSVVEALLADHPDIDAVIHCAARIVVPESVADPLGYYDANVGKTIALLRRLRDAGIPRIVFSSSASVYAGETGDGVDEGGALAPSSPYAKTKAMVEQILDDAATAGDFRAIALRYFNPIGADPRLRTGLQNPTPSHALGKIMQARVAGEAFTITGTDWPTRDGSGLRDYIHVWDLALAHVAAVQKFDEVATPDDPYQVINLGTGDGVTVRELVAAFERVTGEPLPVTETDRRPGDQAGAFAIVDRAAAVLQWHAERSVDDGVRDAIAWAEKLRATL, via the coding sequence ATGAAGGTACTGATCACCGGCGGTGCCGGCTACATTGGCTCAACCGTCGCGACGGCATGCATCGAGGCCGGAATCGACGTCGTCATCCTCGACGACCTCTCCACGGGGCTTCGATCCTTCGGCGAGGGCCGCAACCTCTACGTCGGCGACATCGCCGACGGCTCGGTGGTGGAGGCGCTGCTCGCGGATCATCCGGACATCGACGCCGTGATCCACTGTGCTGCCCGCATCGTGGTGCCGGAGTCGGTTGCCGACCCGCTCGGGTACTACGACGCCAACGTGGGCAAGACGATCGCGCTGCTGCGGCGTCTGCGCGACGCCGGTATCCCGCGTATCGTGTTCAGCTCCTCGGCATCCGTCTATGCCGGTGAGACGGGCGACGGCGTGGACGAGGGTGGCGCGCTCGCGCCGTCGAGCCCGTACGCCAAGACCAAGGCGATGGTCGAGCAGATCCTCGATGACGCCGCGACGGCGGGGGACTTCCGCGCGATCGCGCTGCGCTACTTCAACCCGATCGGTGCCGACCCGCGGCTGCGGACGGGTTTGCAGAACCCGACGCCGTCGCACGCGCTGGGAAAGATCATGCAGGCGCGCGTGGCGGGGGAGGCCTTCACCATCACGGGCACGGATTGGCCGACCCGCGACGGCTCCGGTCTTCGCGACTACATCCACGTCTGGGACCTCGCTCTCGCGCATGTCGCGGCCGTGCAGAAGTTCGATGAGGTCGCCACGCCGGACGACCCCTACCAGGTGATCAACCTCGGCACGGGAGACGGCGTGACGGTGCGCGAACTCGTCGCGGCATTCGAGCGGGTGACGGGCGAGCCGCTTCCGGTGACGGAGACCGACCGCCGCCCCGGCGATCAGGCCGGTGCATTCGCGATCGTGGACCGCGCTGCGGCGGTGCTCCAGTGGCACGCCGAACGGTCGGTCGACGACGGGGTCCGCGACGCGATCGCCTGGGCGGAGAAACTGCGCGCCACGCTCTGA
- a CDS encoding O-antigen ligase yields MTPVRPLVRLLGSVELARAFTLTALTAIFGSYAIGRMTSTVTLATIIAVLCVLGAAILWVRRDELSPLRIAPSSLFAFLGWALVSMVWTTDRSDTFFGWMSLFGYAFLAITIGHIRDTLQTVRAIGDTLRALLALSLGVEILSGILLDVPFTFLAIQGDLAAGGPVQGLFGSRNMLGFVAVIALITFVIEWRTQSVNAPLAVVSVGLAGSLAFLSASPTVLVLAVAVGIVTLALTIVRHTSPARRNLVQWMLGVLVALALTIAFALRHQIIALLDAGSDFSMRASLWNTILDFVALKPIQGWGWFGDWARGEYPFTYINFQLDDHHQSALNAFFDVLLQLGAAGLVLFLLLGGVALIRSWLVASVRRSVVYAWTPIILVTLAVDSMFESFTLVGAGWFMLVLCALRAGQSRSWRENIDAAHTGAISTLRSLE; encoded by the coding sequence GTGACACCGGTCCGGCCGTTGGTCCGCCTGCTCGGCTCCGTGGAGCTCGCGCGAGCCTTCACGCTCACGGCGCTCACCGCCATCTTCGGCTCGTACGCGATCGGACGGATGACCTCGACGGTCACCCTGGCCACGATCATCGCGGTGCTGTGCGTGCTCGGCGCCGCGATCCTCTGGGTGCGCCGCGACGAGCTCTCCCCGCTGCGCATCGCTCCCTCGTCGCTTTTCGCCTTCCTGGGCTGGGCCCTGGTGAGCATGGTGTGGACGACGGACCGCTCGGACACGTTCTTCGGATGGATGTCGCTGTTCGGGTACGCATTCCTCGCGATCACCATCGGCCATATCCGCGACACACTGCAGACCGTGCGCGCCATCGGCGACACCCTGCGTGCACTGTTGGCCCTCTCCCTCGGGGTCGAGATCCTCTCCGGCATCCTGCTCGACGTGCCCTTCACCTTCCTCGCGATCCAGGGCGACCTCGCCGCCGGCGGCCCGGTGCAGGGCCTGTTCGGCAGCCGCAATATGCTCGGATTCGTCGCGGTGATCGCCCTGATCACCTTCGTGATCGAGTGGCGCACGCAGTCGGTGAACGCTCCTCTCGCGGTGGTCTCGGTCGGCCTCGCCGGGTCTCTGGCGTTCCTCTCGGCCTCTCCCACCGTGCTCGTGCTCGCGGTCGCGGTCGGCATCGTGACGCTCGCCCTCACGATCGTGCGGCACACGTCGCCGGCGCGGCGAAACCTCGTGCAGTGGATGCTCGGCGTCCTGGTGGCGCTCGCACTCACGATCGCGTTCGCGTTGCGCCATCAGATCATCGCCCTGCTCGATGCCGGATCGGACTTCTCGATGCGCGCGTCGCTCTGGAACACGATCCTCGACTTCGTCGCCCTCAAGCCGATCCAGGGCTGGGGGTGGTTCGGCGACTGGGCGCGCGGCGAGTACCCGTTCACCTACATCAACTTCCAACTCGACGACCATCACCAGAGCGCGCTGAACGCGTTCTTCGACGTGCTGCTCCAGCTCGGGGCCGCAGGGCTGGTGCTCTTCCTGCTCCTCGGCGGGGTCGCACTGATCCGATCCTGGCTGGTCGCGAGCGTCCGGCGGTCGGTGGTCTACGCGTGGACGCCGATCATCCTCGTCACTCTCGCCGTCGACTCGATGTTCGAGAGCTTCACGCTGGTCGGAGCAGGGTGGTTCATGCTCGTGCTGTGTGCGCTGCGCGCGGGGCAGTCGCGCTCCTGGCGCGAGAACATCGACGCCGCCCACACGGGTGCGATCTCGACGCTGCGTTCGCTGGAATAG